The following proteins are co-located in the Parafrankia discariae genome:
- a CDS encoding cell division protein CrgA, with translation MPESRRRKPKKTTVAAPQTSTRAPKRRPPSPPWFGGLILAFFLIGIAYLLVYYFSNGGVLGMESLGGWNILIGFGFVVVGLAVSTQWR, from the coding sequence GTGCCCGAATCCCGACGCCGGAAGCCGAAGAAGACCACGGTGGCGGCCCCGCAGACCAGCACACGCGCGCCGAAGCGCAGGCCGCCGTCACCGCCGTGGTTCGGCGGCCTGATCCTGGCGTTCTTCCTGATCGGCATCGCCTACCTGCTCGTCTACTACTTCTCCAACGGCGGCGTGCTGGGGATGGAAAGTCTGGGCGGCTGGAACATCCTGATCGGCTTCGGTTTTGTCGTCGTGGGCCTCGCCGTGTCCACTCAGTGGCGCTGA
- a CDS encoding DUF881 domain-containing protein, with translation MPAASSAARRAAGRRAAGWRIALVGLVVACAALLTAAAVRPSAGGRAGGAGVVSVAGLVAQDRRRVDSDLDRLRTERDALAADPASAAASPGPSTTPAPASPTPGDPLDRRAALAAQVGLTALRGPAVTVELDDAPRESRGRSLPPGVPPPGPNDLVVHQQDVQAVVNALWAGGAEAMAIMDHRVTPRTAVRCVGNTLLLEGQVYSPPFRISAIGDPDLLRAALDTDPGVLLYREYVDAYGLGYQVTSGPDVVLPAYTGSLLTGAGAVAQPGTG, from the coding sequence GTGCCGGCGGCGTCGTCGGCGGCGCGGCGGGCCGCGGGTCGGCGGGCCGCGGGCTGGCGGATCGCGCTGGTCGGCCTGGTGGTGGCCTGTGCCGCGCTGCTCACCGCGGCGGCGGTACGGCCGTCGGCGGGCGGGCGCGCCGGAGGCGCCGGGGTCGTCAGCGTCGCCGGGCTGGTCGCCCAGGACCGCCGTCGGGTGGACTCGGACCTCGACCGGCTCCGGACCGAGCGGGACGCGCTGGCGGCGGACCCGGCCTCGGCGGCGGCCTCACCCGGGCCATCCACGACGCCCGCCCCTGCCAGCCCGACACCGGGTGATCCGCTCGACCGTCGTGCCGCGCTCGCGGCCCAGGTGGGGCTCACCGCGCTGCGCGGGCCGGCGGTCACGGTCGAGCTGGACGACGCGCCGCGGGAGAGCCGGGGCCGGTCGCTGCCCCCGGGCGTCCCCCCGCCCGGCCCGAACGACCTAGTCGTGCACCAGCAGGACGTCCAGGCCGTCGTGAACGCGCTCTGGGCCGGTGGCGCCGAGGCCATGGCCATCATGGATCACCGGGTGACCCCGCGGACGGCCGTGCGGTGCGTGGGGAACACGCTGCTGCTGGAGGGGCAGGTGTACTCGCCGCCGTTCCGGATCAGCGCCATCGGTGACCCCGACCTGCTGCGGGCCGCGCTGGACACGGACCCCGGTGTGCTGCTCTACCGGGAGTACGTCGATGCCTACGGCCTGGGGTATCAGGTGACGTCCGGCCCGGACGTCGTCCTGCCCGCGTACACCGGGAGCCTGCTGACCGGCGCCGGAGCGGTGGCCCAGCCCGGAACAGGGTGA